In one Bacillus thuringiensis genomic region, the following are encoded:
- the aspA gene encoding aspartate ammonia-lyase, protein MIATKDIRIEKDFLGEKEVPSAAYYGVQTLRAVENFPITGYRIHPSLITAMAIVKKAAALANIDTGYLAKDIGHEIAEAAQEIVDGKFHDQFIVDPIQGGAGTSINMNTNEVIANRALERMGYEKGAYAKISPNTHVNMAQSTNDAFPTGIHIATLMMLEELLITMEELHSAFRKKAKEFDHVIKMGRTHLQDAVPIRLGQEFEAYSRVLARDIKRIKQSRQHLYEVNMGATAVGTGLNANPTYIEQVVKHLRTFSGFPLVGAEHLVDATQNTDAYTEVSAALKVCMMNMSKIANDLRIMASGPRVGLAEIQLPARQPGSSIMPGKVNPVMAEVINQVAFQVIGNDHTICLASEAGQLELNVMEPVLVFNLIQSISIMNNGFRVFREYCIEGITANEELLKRYVEKSVGIITAVNPHIGYEAASRIAREAIETGKSVRELCLEHGVLTEEELDIILDPFEMTHPEIAGASLLKNKKM, encoded by the coding sequence ATGATAGCAACGAAGGATATACGTATAGAAAAAGATTTTTTAGGTGAAAAAGAAGTACCAAGTGCAGCTTATTATGGTGTACAAACATTACGTGCCGTAGAAAACTTCCCAATTACAGGATATCGCATTCATCCATCACTCATTACAGCAATGGCAATTGTGAAAAAAGCGGCGGCGCTTGCGAATATAGACACTGGTTACTTAGCTAAAGACATTGGACATGAAATTGCAGAAGCAGCGCAAGAAATTGTTGATGGAAAGTTTCATGATCAATTTATCGTGGATCCTATTCAAGGCGGAGCCGGAACTTCTATTAATATGAATACAAATGAAGTAATTGCGAATAGAGCGTTAGAACGTATGGGATATGAAAAAGGTGCGTATGCGAAAATTAGCCCAAACACTCATGTGAACATGGCCCAATCAACGAACGATGCGTTTCCAACAGGGATTCATATTGCAACTCTTATGATGTTAGAAGAGCTTCTTATTACAATGGAGGAACTTCATTCTGCTTTTCGTAAAAAAGCAAAAGAGTTTGATCACGTTATTAAAATGGGACGCACACATTTACAAGATGCAGTTCCGATTCGTCTTGGACAAGAATTTGAAGCGTATAGCCGAGTGCTTGCGCGTGATATAAAAAGAATTAAACAGTCTCGTCAACATTTATATGAAGTGAATATGGGAGCGACAGCTGTTGGTACAGGATTAAATGCAAATCCTACGTATATTGAACAAGTGGTAAAACATTTAAGAACGTTTAGTGGATTCCCACTTGTTGGTGCAGAGCATTTAGTTGATGCAACGCAAAATACAGATGCATACACAGAAGTATCTGCAGCACTTAAAGTATGTATGATGAACATGTCTAAAATTGCAAACGATCTTCGTATTATGGCGTCTGGACCACGTGTTGGGTTAGCTGAAATTCAATTGCCAGCACGTCAGCCAGGTTCATCGATTATGCCAGGTAAAGTAAATCCAGTTATGGCAGAAGTGATTAACCAAGTCGCATTCCAAGTAATCGGAAACGATCATACAATTTGCTTAGCATCAGAAGCAGGACAATTAGAGTTAAATGTAATGGAGCCTGTACTTGTATTTAATTTAATTCAATCTATTAGTATTATGAATAATGGATTCCGTGTATTCCGTGAATATTGTATTGAAGGAATTACAGCAAATGAAGAATTGCTGAAGCGATATGTTGAGAAAAGTGTTGGAATTATTACAGCAGTTAATCCTCATATTGGTTATGAAGCAGCATCTCGTATTGCACGTGAAGCAATTGAAACAGGAAAATCTGTTAGAGAGTTATGTTTAGAACATGGTGTACTGACGGAAGAGGAATTGGATATTATTTTAGATCCATTCGAAATGACTCACCCTGAAATTGCTGGAGCTTCTTTATTAAAAAATAAAAAAATGTAA
- the gloA2 gene encoding SMU1112c/YaeR family gloxylase I-like metalloprotein, with protein sequence MNICRVHHVAIICSNYETSKDFYTRILGFKEMNEVYRKERDSYKLDLCVGEEYQIELFSFPNPPERKSFPEAAGLRHLAFAVTNIEEAMKHLNQCGVETEPIRIDEITGKKFVFFQDPDALPLELYEV encoded by the coding sequence ATGAATATATGTAGAGTGCATCACGTTGCAATTATTTGTTCGAATTATGAGACGTCAAAGGATTTTTATACTAGAATATTAGGGTTTAAAGAAATGAATGAAGTATATAGAAAGGAACGAGATTCTTATAAATTAGATTTATGTGTAGGAGAAGAGTATCAAATCGAATTATTTTCATTTCCAAATCCACCTGAGCGCAAAAGTTTTCCAGAAGCAGCCGGTCTTAGACATTTAGCATTTGCTGTTACAAATATAGAAGAAGCTATGAAGCATTTAAATCAATGTGGTGTTGAGACCGAACCGATCCGTATTGATGAAATAACGGGGAAGAAATTCGTCTTTTTCCAAGACCCTGATGCTTTACCTTTAGAATTGTATGAGGTTTGA
- a CDS encoding hemolysin family protein — MDILKLLMVVLLIGLTAFFVAVEFAIIKVRSSRIDQLVSEKRRGALAAKKVTTNLDEYLSACQLGITITALGLGWLGEPTIKHLLEPLFLKLQFSPAISSTVSFIIAFAVITFLHVVIGELAPKTFAIQKAEQVSLLLSKPLIYFYRVMYPFIWALNGSARGVTGLFGLHPASEHEVAHSEEELRLILSESYESGEINQREFKYVNNIFEFDNRVAKEIMVPRTEVVGLYEDEPFETHIKVIAQEKYTRYPVFGEDKDEIIGMVNVKDLFIRYMDGNRDEECSIMPYTRPVIEVLENIPIHDLLLQMQRKHIPLAVLYDEYGGTAGIVTLEDILEEIVGEIRDEYDEDENPPIEHVSEGYKIVEGKVLISEVNDLLGIHLIADDVDTIGGWIMVQKQIVAEGDIIEKHGFYFKVLEKDMHQIKRVEIRKVEE, encoded by the coding sequence GTGGATATTTTAAAATTATTGATGGTAGTCCTTCTTATTGGGTTAACAGCATTTTTTGTGGCTGTTGAATTTGCAATTATTAAGGTACGTAGCAGTCGTATTGATCAACTCGTTAGTGAAAAAAGACGAGGTGCACTGGCAGCAAAAAAGGTAACTACAAATTTAGATGAATATTTATCGGCCTGTCAGCTAGGTATTACAATTACTGCTTTAGGGCTCGGGTGGTTAGGGGAACCAACTATTAAACATTTACTCGAACCGTTGTTTTTAAAATTGCAATTCTCACCTGCAATTTCTAGTACAGTTTCATTTATTATTGCCTTTGCAGTAATTACATTTTTACATGTTGTCATTGGGGAACTTGCTCCAAAGACATTTGCTATACAAAAAGCAGAACAAGTTAGCTTATTGTTATCGAAACCACTTATTTATTTTTACCGAGTTATGTATCCGTTTATTTGGGCTTTGAATGGTTCAGCGAGGGGTGTAACTGGTTTATTCGGATTACATCCAGCTTCTGAACATGAAGTAGCTCATTCAGAAGAAGAATTAAGGTTAATCTTATCTGAGAGCTATGAGAGCGGAGAGATTAACCAAAGGGAATTTAAATATGTAAATAATATTTTTGAATTTGATAATAGAGTAGCAAAAGAAATTATGGTACCTCGTACGGAAGTTGTAGGCTTATATGAGGACGAACCATTTGAAACACATATTAAAGTAATCGCGCAAGAAAAGTACACGAGATATCCTGTATTTGGTGAAGATAAAGATGAAATTATTGGGATGGTTAATGTAAAAGATTTATTTATTCGGTATATGGATGGTAATCGGGACGAGGAGTGCTCGATTATGCCATATACAAGGCCAGTTATTGAAGTGCTAGAAAATATTCCGATTCATGATTTACTATTACAAATGCAAAGAAAACACATTCCATTAGCTGTATTGTATGATGAATATGGTGGTACAGCAGGGATTGTTACACTAGAAGATATTTTAGAAGAAATTGTTGGAGAAATTCGAGATGAATACGATGAAGATGAGAATCCACCTATAGAGCATGTAAGTGAAGGTTATAAAATCGTAGAGGGAAAAGTGCTTATTAGTGAAGTAAATGATTTGCTTGGCATACATTTAATTGCTGATGATGTAGATACAATTGGTGGCTGGATTATGGTACAAAAACAAATCGTTGCTGAAGGAGATATTATTGAGAAACACGGTTTTTATTTTAAAGTCCTTGAAAAGGATATGCATCAAATTAAACGAGTGGAAATAAGGAAAGTAGAAGAATGA
- a CDS encoding L-lactate permease, with translation MSTWTQIYDPLNNIWLSALIAALPIFCFIICLMGFKMKSYMAGLYSVIVAIILAIFVYKMPATVAVASAGFGVLSGFYPICTIVIAAIFLYKLTVKTEQFNIIRDSISSITNDQRLQVLLIAYSFGAFLEGAAGLGVPVAITAALLVGMGFNPLKAAGICLVANIAGGAMGAMGIPVTVPAQLTQLDALTIGRQTVLILPFISIILPFLLVSMVDGIKGIKETWQGILVSGVSFAITQFAVTYFLGAELTNIFAAVVSMIALALFLRVWQPKSSTKEEKQETKVSHTFNQILYAWSPFVFLTAFVTIFNLKPIKALFAPDGALANLVFNIQFPGLHNAVMKTTPITKADTPFAAVFKFDVFSSTTTAIVLAIIVSLIVYRVKGKMVKELMIETMKELKAPVYTICSVIALAYVENYSGMSSTLGLAFSSTGNAFPVLSPILGWIGVFITGSVVSSGSLFAPLQAVTADQLNIVPSTLVALNVVGGTMAKMVSPQSVAVACAAVGLVGKESALFKTAMKYSLIFLAVISLLQLNAVFNIF, from the coding sequence ATGAGTACTTGGACACAAATTTATGACCCATTAAACAATATTTGGTTATCTGCACTAATCGCAGCACTTCCAATCTTTTGTTTCATCATTTGTTTAATGGGATTCAAAATGAAAAGTTACATGGCTGGTCTTTATAGTGTGATCGTCGCTATTATCCTTGCAATATTTGTTTATAAAATGCCAGCAACAGTAGCTGTAGCATCTGCCGGATTCGGTGTTTTATCTGGATTTTATCCAATTTGTACTATCGTTATCGCCGCAATTTTCCTTTACAAATTAACTGTTAAAACAGAGCAATTCAATATTATTCGCGATAGTATTTCAAGCATTACAAATGATCAACGTTTACAAGTATTATTAATCGCTTATTCTTTCGGTGCTTTCTTAGAAGGCGCAGCTGGTCTAGGGGTTCCAGTTGCTATTACAGCTGCACTACTTGTGGGTATGGGCTTTAATCCATTAAAAGCAGCAGGTATTTGTTTAGTAGCTAATATTGCTGGTGGTGCTATGGGTGCTATGGGTATTCCAGTTACAGTGCCAGCACAATTAACTCAACTTGACGCATTAACTATTGGTCGTCAAACTGTTCTTATTTTACCTTTCATTAGTATTATTTTACCTTTCTTACTTGTTTCAATGGTCGATGGAATTAAAGGTATTAAAGAAACTTGGCAAGGTATTCTTGTAAGTGGTGTTTCTTTCGCTATTACTCAATTCGCTGTAACTTACTTCTTAGGTGCAGAACTTACTAATATTTTCGCAGCAGTTGTAAGTATGATTGCTCTTGCATTATTCTTACGTGTTTGGCAACCAAAATCTTCTACTAAAGAAGAAAAACAAGAAACTAAAGTATCACATACATTCAATCAAATTTTATATGCTTGGTCTCCATTCGTATTCTTAACTGCATTTGTAACAATCTTTAACTTAAAACCGATTAAAGCTTTATTTGCTCCAGATGGTGCGTTAGCAAACTTAGTATTTAACATTCAGTTCCCTGGTCTTCATAATGCTGTTATGAAAACTACACCAATTACAAAAGCTGATACACCTTTCGCAGCTGTTTTCAAATTTGATGTATTCTCTTCTACAACTACTGCGATTGTACTAGCAATTATCGTTTCACTTATTGTTTACCGCGTAAAAGGTAAAATGGTTAAAGAATTAATGATTGAAACAATGAAAGAATTAAAAGCTCCAGTATATACAATTTGTAGCGTTATCGCTTTGGCTTACGTAGAGAACTACTCTGGTATGTCATCTACACTTGGACTTGCATTCTCTTCTACTGGTAATGCATTCCCAGTTCTTTCTCCAATCTTAGGATGGATTGGCGTATTCATTACAGGTTCAGTAGTTTCAAGTGGTTCTTTATTCGCACCACTTCAAGCAGTAACAGCAGACCAGTTAAACATCGTTCCTTCTACACTCGTTGCCTTAAACGTAGTAGGTGGTACAATGGCAAAAATGGTTTCACCACAATCTGTAGCAGTTGCTTGTGCCGCAGTTGGACTAGTTGGTAAAGAATCTGCTCTATTTAAAACAGCAATGAAATACAGTTTAATCTTCTTAGCTGTTATTAGCTTACTTCAATTAAACGCTGTATTTAATATCTTTTAA
- a CDS encoding acid-soluble spore protein H: MDVKRVKQILSSSSRIDVTYEGVPVWIESCDEQKGSAQVYDVSNPGESVHVDVTALEEK, from the coding sequence ATGGATGTGAAACGTGTGAAACAAATCTTATCTTCTTCAAGTAGAATTGACGTTACATATGAGGGCGTACCAGTATGGATTGAGAGCTGTGATGAGCAGAAGGGGAGTGCTCAAGTGTATGATGTATCTAATCCTGGTGAGAGCGTTCATGTGGACGTGACAGCTTTAGAGGAGAAATAA
- a CDS encoding FecCD family ABC transporter permease: MKKYIPFRIGKGELSFLMYKRACLVLLSLLVVLIGLFFASAGMGDMKIAPYDVWQAITGNGDAMSNMVVNKFRMPRILIAILVGIALAVAGCILQGLVRNPLASPDIIGITGGASVAVVLFLALFSDKNNALTVSIHYMPLAAFAGATIVAVFVYLFAWKNDGLSPISLVLIGVGFWALTKAATTLFMLLAPIYQASQANVWITGTVYGSSWQNVMVLAPWVLILTVISFIAARHLNAQELGDDIAVGLGVPLTKSRVFMLLLSTALIGGAVAFAGGIGFVGLMAPHISRRLVGSLYGALLPVAAIVGAILVLAADLIGRTIFTPLEIPAGVFTSAIGAPYFIYLLYKSRNS; the protein is encoded by the coding sequence ATGAAGAAATATATTCCGTTTCGTATAGGAAAAGGCGAGCTCTCGTTTTTAATGTATAAACGAGCTTGTCTCGTCTTGTTAAGTTTACTAGTTGTTTTAATAGGATTATTCTTTGCGAGCGCAGGTATGGGAGACATGAAAATTGCTCCTTATGACGTATGGCAAGCAATTACCGGAAATGGCGATGCGATGTCTAACATGGTTGTAAATAAGTTTCGTATGCCACGTATTTTAATTGCTATCCTTGTAGGAATTGCGCTTGCGGTAGCGGGCTGTATTTTACAAGGGCTCGTTCGAAATCCACTTGCTTCTCCTGATATCATCGGGATTACGGGCGGGGCAAGTGTCGCAGTTGTATTATTTTTAGCGCTATTTAGTGATAAAAATAATGCACTAACGGTAAGTATTCATTATATGCCGCTCGCAGCTTTTGCAGGAGCAACGATTGTAGCGGTTTTTGTATACTTATTTGCATGGAAAAATGATGGATTATCACCAATTAGTCTCGTTTTAATTGGTGTTGGATTTTGGGCATTAACGAAGGCGGCAACGACTTTGTTTATGTTATTAGCACCAATTTATCAAGCGAGTCAAGCGAATGTATGGATTACAGGTACCGTTTACGGATCTTCTTGGCAAAATGTTATGGTACTTGCGCCTTGGGTTCTCATTTTAACAGTAATATCATTTATCGCAGCTAGGCATTTAAATGCACAAGAGCTAGGGGATGATATAGCGGTAGGACTTGGGGTTCCTTTAACAAAGTCGCGTGTATTTATGTTATTACTTAGTACAGCTTTAATTGGTGGTGCGGTAGCTTTTGCCGGAGGGATTGGATTTGTCGGTTTAATGGCACCACATATTTCACGAAGATTAGTTGGTTCTTTATACGGTGCATTACTCCCAGTTGCAGCTATTGTCGGTGCAATTCTAGTACTTGCTGCAGATTTAATAGGGCGTACAATTTTCACACCACTTGAAATTCCAGCAGGGGTATTTACATCAGCAATTGGTGCACCTTATTTTATTTATTTACTTTATAAAAGTCGGAATTCATAA
- a CDS encoding ABC transporter ATP-binding protein — protein MQKALETKRLTLSYGETIIIDELNLEIPKGEITIFIGSNGCGKSTLLRSLARLLKPTNGDILLDNQAIQSMQTKQIARQMAILPQGPQAPEGLTVLQLVKQGRYPYQTWLKQWSEKDEEMVQKALAATGMTEFAERDVHALSGGQRQRAWIAMTLAQDTDIILLDEPTTYLDMTHQIEVLDLLFELNETEQRTIVMVLHDLNLACRYADNIVAIQDKQIYAQGKPEEVVDEKLVRDVFRMECQISTDPLFGTPLCIPHGRGRRVVKEVAQAMR, from the coding sequence ATGCAAAAAGCATTGGAGACGAAACGCTTGACGTTGTCTTATGGTGAAACAATTATTATTGATGAGCTGAACTTAGAAATTCCAAAAGGAGAAATTACAATTTTTATTGGTTCTAACGGTTGCGGGAAATCAACTTTATTACGTTCACTAGCCAGATTATTAAAGCCAACAAATGGTGATATTTTGTTAGATAATCAAGCAATTCAAAGTATGCAAACGAAGCAAATTGCTCGTCAAATGGCGATTTTACCGCAAGGACCACAAGCACCAGAAGGACTTACAGTATTACAACTTGTAAAGCAAGGGCGTTATCCATATCAAACATGGCTGAAGCAATGGTCAGAAAAAGACGAGGAAATGGTACAGAAGGCACTTGCAGCAACAGGTATGACAGAATTTGCTGAGCGAGATGTGCATGCCCTTTCAGGTGGACAACGTCAACGTGCTTGGATCGCAATGACACTTGCACAAGATACAGATATTATTTTACTGGATGAGCCAACTACATACTTAGATATGACTCACCAAATTGAAGTGCTAGATTTATTATTCGAATTAAATGAAACAGAACAAAGAACAATTGTTATGGTATTACATGATCTAAATTTGGCATGCCGCTATGCAGATAACATTGTAGCAATTCAAGATAAACAAATATATGCACAAGGTAAACCTGAAGAAGTGGTAGATGAGAAACTAGTACGTGATGTATTCCGAATGGAGTGTCAAATTAGTACGGATCCGTTGTTTGGAACACCACTTTGTATCCCGCACGGAAGAGGAAGACGTGTAGTTAAAGAAGTTGCCCAGGCAATGAGATAA
- a CDS encoding ABC transporter substrate-binding protein — protein MNFMRKKSFTVFVFLLAFSMLLSACGKSNNKEESPKEDTKKEVVTVEHAMGKTEVPANPKRVVILTNEGTEALLELGVKPVGAVKSWTGDPWYPHIKDKMKDVKVVGDEGQVNVETIASLKPDLIIGNKMRHEKVYEQLKAIAPTVFSETLRGEWKDNFKFYAKALNKEKEGQKVVADYESRMKDLKGKLGDKVNQEISMVRFMPGDVRIYHGDTFSGVILKELGFKRPGDQNKDDFAERNVSKERISAMDGDVLFYFTFDKGNEKKGSELEKEYINDPLFKNLNAVKNGKAYKVDDVIWNTAGGVMAANLLLDDIEKRFVK, from the coding sequence ATGAATTTCATGCGGAAGAAATCGTTTACAGTATTTGTATTTTTACTAGCATTTTCAATGCTTTTAAGCGCTTGTGGAAAATCAAATAACAAAGAAGAATCTCCAAAAGAAGATACTAAAAAAGAAGTGGTTACTGTAGAACATGCAATGGGTAAAACAGAAGTTCCTGCTAATCCAAAACGTGTAGTTATCTTAACAAATGAAGGAACTGAAGCTTTACTTGAATTAGGTGTGAAACCAGTTGGTGCTGTAAAGTCTTGGACTGGTGACCCATGGTATCCACATATTAAGGATAAAATGAAAGATGTAAAAGTTGTTGGTGATGAAGGACAAGTTAACGTTGAAACAATCGCTTCTTTAAAACCAGACTTAATTATCGGTAACAAAATGCGCCACGAAAAAGTGTACGAACAACTAAAAGCAATTGCACCTACTGTGTTCTCAGAAACATTACGTGGTGAATGGAAAGATAACTTCAAATTTTATGCAAAAGCATTAAATAAAGAAAAAGAAGGTCAAAAAGTTGTAGCTGATTACGAATCACGTATGAAAGATTTAAAAGGCAAACTTGGCGATAAAGTAAATCAAGAAATCTCTATGGTTCGTTTCATGCCTGGTGATGTTCGTATTTATCATGGCGATACATTCTCTGGTGTTATTTTAAAAGAACTTGGATTTAAACGTCCTGGAGATCAAAATAAAGATGATTTTGCAGAGCGTAACGTATCTAAAGAGCGTATTTCTGCTATGGATGGTGACGTATTATTCTACTTCACATTCGATAAAGGAAATGAGAAAAAAGGATCTGAACTAGAAAAAGAATATATAAACGATCCTCTATTTAAAAATTTAAATGCCGTAAAGAATGGTAAAGCATACAAAGTCGACGATGTTATTTGGAATACAGCTGGCGGTGTAATGGCTGCTAACCTATTACTAGATGACATCGAAAAGCGCTTTGTTAAATAA
- a CDS encoding FecCD family ABC transporter permease translates to MLLKTNRAKWIGLFVGIIAVVICIWGSIIFGYTNTSWKLALDAFFHFNGSNEHIIIENVRLPRALIAASVGASLAIAGCLMQTLTKNPLASPDFIGLNSGAAFFIVVAIVIFSVTSLSAFTWIAFLGAAVAAVLVFASSSLGKEGTTPLKLTLAGVAISALFSSLTQGLLVLNEKALEEVLFWLAGSVQGRKLEILQSVFPYLLIGWIASLMMAGKVNTLMMGEDVAKGLGQRTILMKSFVLLIIVLLSGGSVAVAGPIGFIGIITPHFARFLVGVDHRWRVPYSGLLGAILLILADIAARYVIMPQEVPVGVMTAFIGAPFFIYIARKRGLSK, encoded by the coding sequence ATGTTATTAAAAACAAATCGAGCAAAATGGATTGGATTATTTGTTGGAATCATTGCAGTCGTCATTTGTATTTGGGGAAGTATTATTTTCGGATATACAAATACGAGTTGGAAACTAGCATTGGATGCTTTTTTCCATTTTAACGGTTCCAATGAACATATTATTATTGAAAATGTACGTCTGCCTAGGGCGTTAATTGCAGCTAGTGTTGGTGCTAGTTTAGCCATTGCTGGTTGTCTTATGCAAACTTTAACGAAGAATCCACTTGCTTCTCCAGATTTTATTGGATTAAATTCAGGTGCTGCGTTCTTCATAGTTGTAGCAATTGTAATCTTTTCCGTGACATCATTATCAGCTTTCACATGGATTGCTTTTTTAGGAGCGGCGGTTGCAGCTGTACTTGTATTTGCTTCTAGTTCTTTAGGAAAAGAAGGGACTACTCCTCTTAAGTTAACGTTAGCAGGGGTCGCAATTAGTGCGTTATTTTCATCATTAACACAAGGATTACTTGTGTTAAATGAAAAAGCACTTGAAGAGGTATTATTTTGGCTTGCTGGATCTGTGCAAGGGAGAAAGTTAGAAATTTTACAATCTGTATTCCCGTATTTATTAATAGGATGGATTGCATCTCTTATGATGGCAGGGAAAGTAAATACATTGATGATGGGAGAAGACGTCGCGAAAGGACTTGGACAACGAACAATTTTAATGAAATCGTTCGTGTTACTTATTATTGTACTGTTGTCTGGTGGTTCAGTTGCGGTTGCTGGCCCAATTGGATTTATTGGAATTATTACTCCGCATTTTGCTAGATTTCTTGTTGGAGTTGACCACAGATGGAGAGTGCCCTATAGCGGATTGTTAGGTGCAATACTACTAATATTGGCTGATATAGCAGCAAGATATGTCATTATGCCACAAGAAGTACCAGTGGGAGTTATGACAGCATTTATTGGAGCACCGTTCTTTATTTATATTGCACGTAAGAGAGGGCTTAGCAAATGA
- a CDS encoding ArsR/SmtB family transcription factor — MSQNQFECRISEEDVQMLRALAHPLRLRLVMELMQRGTCNVTQLQEVLEIPQSTVSQHLTKLKQNKVVRFERRGLEVYYQIHNDKVSAVVKTLFS, encoded by the coding sequence ATGAGCCAAAATCAATTCGAATGTCGTATTTCAGAAGAAGATGTACAAATGTTAAGAGCGTTAGCTCACCCACTTCGTCTACGTCTAGTAATGGAACTTATGCAAAGAGGAACATGTAATGTAACACAACTACAGGAAGTATTAGAAATTCCGCAATCAACGGTTTCACAACATTTAACGAAGTTAAAGCAAAATAAAGTAGTGCGCTTTGAAAGACGAGGATTAGAAGTGTATTATCAAATTCATAATGATAAAGTAAGTGCGGTAGTAAAAACATTATTTTCATAA
- a CDS encoding peptide MFS transporter, translating to MDAALKLDKAGEQQSPKKHPPGLYLLFFTEAWERFSYYGMRGLLVLYLTTSLVSGGLGFDKAVAVQIYGIFTMLVYFTPIIGGWLTDHFITKRHAITIGGIIMAIGNFVLFSMNTKTGLFLGLGLLVIGNGFFKPNISTLLGQLYSENDSRRDSAFTIFYMGINLGALIAPFICGYFADYRYGFLTACIGMIIGQLAFNFLAPRYLGSIGTTVVGKQSKEKNAKAIEKKPLTTQEKKRTAAILILTCFVVFFWAGFEQAGSSLTLYTDKFVDRTIGGFTIPTPWFQSVNPLFIILLALPVSALWIKLSKTKNGDLKIPTKMALGMILLGIGYLVLTLAVLKTGSDEGNITMKANLLFIVFTYMFHTIGELFLSPIGLSMVSAIAPVKLASLLMGVWLAGTGFANLLAGQLAAFTQSLGYLEVFASIGIIVIVLGLVLLMFSKKIAHMME from the coding sequence ATGGATGCAGCTTTAAAATTAGACAAAGCTGGAGAGCAACAATCACCAAAAAAACATCCACCAGGGTTATACTTGTTGTTCTTTACAGAGGCGTGGGAAAGATTTAGTTATTACGGAATGCGTGGCTTATTAGTTCTTTATTTAACAACGAGCTTAGTAAGCGGCGGTTTAGGATTTGATAAAGCAGTTGCAGTTCAAATTTACGGTATTTTCACAATGCTTGTATATTTCACACCTATTATTGGTGGTTGGTTAACTGACCATTTCATTACGAAGCGACATGCCATTACTATTGGTGGTATCATCATGGCAATTGGTAACTTTGTATTATTCTCAATGAACACAAAAACTGGACTTTTCTTAGGATTAGGATTATTAGTTATTGGTAACGGATTCTTCAAACCAAATATTTCGACTTTATTAGGTCAATTATATAGCGAAAATGATTCTCGTCGTGATAGTGCCTTCACTATCTTCTACATGGGGATTAATTTAGGAGCTCTTATCGCTCCATTCATTTGCGGTTACTTCGCAGATTATAGATACGGTTTCTTAACAGCTTGTATCGGTATGATTATTGGGCAGCTTGCCTTTAATTTCTTAGCACCTCGTTACTTAGGGTCTATCGGAACAACTGTTGTAGGTAAACAATCTAAAGAAAAAAATGCAAAAGCAATTGAGAAAAAACCTTTAACAACACAAGAGAAAAAACGTACTGCTGCAATTTTAATTTTAACTTGTTTCGTAGTATTCTTCTGGGCAGGATTTGAGCAAGCTGGTAGTTCTTTAACACTTTACACAGATAAGTTCGTAGATCGTACAATCGGTGGATTTACAATTCCAACACCTTGGTTCCAATCTGTAAACCCACTATTCATTATCTTACTAGCATTACCTGTTTCTGCGTTATGGATTAAGCTTTCAAAAACAAAAAATGGTGATTTGAAAATCCCAACAAAAATGGCATTAGGCATGATTTTACTAGGGATTGGATATTTAGTTCTAACTTTAGCTGTTTTAAAAACTGGTAGCGATGAAGGTAACATTACAATGAAAGCAAATTTACTATTCATTGTATTCACTTACATGTTCCACACAATCGGTGAGTTATTCTTATCACCAATTGGATTATCTATGGTAAGTGCAATCGCTCCTGTTAAATTAGCATCATTATTAATGGGTGTATGGTTAGCTGGTACTGGCTTCGCAAACTTATTAGCAGGACAATTAGCCGCTTTCACTCAATCTTTAGGATATTTAGAAGTATTCGCAAGCATCGGTATTATCGTAATTGTACTGGGATTAGTACTTCTGATGTTCTCTAAGAAAATTGCACATATGATGGAATAA